The window ACtacaaaagatttgttttatgaGACCTTCGAGCCAGATATTCTGCTGTCCGAAAGGGTAGCCAAAGAAAGAGCAAAGAAAGTGGAAGGAATCTACCAGGCTGCACTTTGTAAACTTCAAGAAGATGaaaaacaggaaaggaaaaagaggTTATCTAGAATGATCATTCAAGATTATAAGTCTTCTGCTCAGGAAACACCTACAGCAGCCCAAAGTATCACCTGTGCATCCTGTCAAAATTTAATTACCAGCTCTTCTAAAACCGTTGGAGCCCCCGACAGTTGTATCTGGAGTGAACACGAATTAAATCTTTTAAGACAGGAGATGAATAAAAAACATAGTGAAGGCATTCAGCTGAAACTACAGCTTGATGCTTGCAAACTTGAGCTGTCTGAACTGAAAACCAAACGAAAGGAGACAGAACAGGAATTAGAGGCTCTCAGAGCTGAGCTTGCTGCATCAAAAAGATACactgaatgtaaaaatgttttcctaaaacacATGCAGAAAGAAGATGCAAAAAAAGATGCCGAAATTCAGTTTTTGAAAAAAGATCAACGAGATAAAGTTAATATGCTGCATAACCTTACAAACAGTTTACAACAAACCAGAAGGGAAATGCAGGACCTGCAGCTGCAAAATAATGACTTGGAGTATGAGGTAAAGAGTTTAAGACAGCAACAAGGACTGGAAAATATATTTGCTGTTGAGAACATGAAGCTGAAGTTCAGTAGGAAAGTAAACAGGTTGCGGGAGGAAAtagaatttattaaagcagaaaaagaaaaacgaAGCGATCAGGTTAATATAGCtggtttagctttaaagtgaacctgttaggAAGACCCAAATCTACTGACCAGTGAGTACTAGGATTGCTCTGGTGCCTATACTTACCATCGTATGCCCACCCCCATTCTCTTCCAGTTACACACTAAAAATCACACCCAATGGTGCCATTTTCTGGGGCGTGATGATAGGCTACTCAGACCCTAAGTGGCTTTGCCATAAATGCCTATAACTGCTTCAAAGTTGCCACAGGTCTCTTAGGAGCCTCTCTAATTGGTTTCCTCCTAGCTCTTCCATTCAGTTTGAAAAGACAATGTAATCCAGTTTGGGTCGTAGTAGTACCAAACCATTTTCAGTCCTTAATTATAGACTTTATAGTCCTCATAGGGATTCAtataataattgaaatattttggtGTCCTAACCTATCCTCAACTTTATCCCAGATCTCTTCAGTGCCTTACCACTTAGAGTTTATTGTTTGCTTTCCTTTGTACCACCAAGAAGTGGAATGCTCCAGTCACTTGGATGTTTTAAATTGCATTGAGTaaatacaactgaaaaaatactttttgtttgtgtcttcatttcaggctgcaaagcaacaaaatggtaatattttgaaTAAGGTGATTATTTTGTACCCACTGTTTCTACATACAATTGATGTTAACTGGAAAGAGgtttgaatcaaattcaagctcctgtgctttgcctcaaatccctccacagtccttgtcccacttacctttctgacctgatagaaaaatattcccctaacCACTCTCttagctcctccaatgatctactactgacttcctcactcttaacctCATCACAAGACTCCGTCTCCATTTCAAAACCTTGTCAGTTGAGGAAGTGTCCTAGTCTGTGCACACTTTAGTAAACCATTTTAGACTAACTGAATTGTATTCTTAGATGGGGTTTTTATTCACTATGTTTGTACATGAAATTTATTTGTGTCATTTGACAAAGTGTTTAACATACTTCACAAGACCAGCATGCTCTTGTTTTATGTGcatagggcatgatttattatagctcgctaggatacactttcatcagttaagctgggtgatccatcagatcagtaatggatctggtccagtattgaaaacatttgctagcaaatattacattttttttgaagatatcctttctaggtttgctggatcacccagcttcacccagctgccattggccctgatttattaaagctcttagaggctggggaaaatacactttcatcagtaaagctggatgatctagtaaacctggaatggatctggtccaggattgaaaacatttgtttcatCAATCAACATTTGTCAATCAAtcaaaaaatgacttttggaaaaatgattccaggtttgctggatcacccagcttcacagatgaaagtgtatcctctccagccgtggagagctttattaaatcagccatTGTGTCAGATTGTCCTGTCTATTGGAAGCAGCTGCCATCCTGTAGAATGGGTTCATAGTGATTGTTCTCCATCTGTGGATGTAATAGATCAACAAAGAACCACCTTGAGAACTTTGACTGTTAAAGTGAGGAACAGACCTGGTGTCATCTATAGTGGTAAGTATTTATCCTCTTGTGTCACAGGTTGCAGATGCTGGTATTGTTTTGAAAACAGCATGATCATGTttgctgatttattaataaatgcctAGCTATGATATTTTGTCTTACATTTTTGTCTGAAATTCAGCTTTTAGATCCCAAACAATtcttataacaaatataaaatagtgtCCTTGACTGTTTGAAAAGAAGCTATTATTGGTTcatttgtgtttcattttatttagaacacatagggctctatttataaattattccactttcagttaataaaataattcttttcCTTAcaactgtgcacttttgatgagtggccactaggtggcggAACgcgtcattgttttaataggagacctgcaGAAAAATGTGACCATCAAATTCACCAGCAGCAAAGTTCAGAGAAaatgactgggggaataatttataaacagagcccacaTTGTTCTGCCAAAGTATATATTGCtacctttttatctatttttattttcattctatcTATCTGCAATGGAGACAGATCACACTTACATGTTTCATTCATGCAGATGGCACACCTCTGCGCTCAGTGCACTGGTCTAATGCCTGAAACACGTATGTTAAACATGTCATTAACCTAAGCAATAAAGACTTTACATATGAAGAAACAAGCAAATGTAAAGTTTTCTTTgagtaaaaaaaaggcaaattagtCGTTATTTCTTTACTGACACCCtttttgcaacacaaaaaaaaagggtgcggAACCTCCTTTTCCTATTCTTGATCGCTGGGGTAATCAAGCCTGAATagtagcgcagagcctcctgggatacctgcaCCACACATGCCGcaaggctctgggtgctcctaatctcggacatgcgcagaaggggcattttttctattaagggaaagagatgccgatctcacgcaagcacaGTGGGAACGGTTCTTTTTCGTCCTCTTTACAGCGagtaagtcacctgatctcgcacctgtgcagtctGAGATCAGGTGAGGTGCCATAAAGCTAGAAATGTGAAGATGGCGGAGACTGGCGCTTTCTCAGAGCCGGAACaaaaaggaattccaggacagcgcaggactgGATTGCGGGAAGAACCAGCACCATCGAacgatctgcaggattaaagtttagttccgctttaatgaaCTTGTGTTAGAACATTGTACAGCGGACggagacattgcatgtctcttccaatagtgttaggctacgtacgcacgtcagatgattctcgtctgatagtcgcctcagggctgatattggacgagaatctggcttgtgtacagcactcgtccttTACAAATCCATTATGGCAGACCCATGGATTGCAAAccatcataatggaagtgaaggggagggagtgcagcggggtgccgctgtcgttctccccctctatagagcagaatggtggtgtatgtacagctctcattcagtcttttgtcattggaaaggatcatgaaagaattAGTGTGTGTACCAAGCCTTACCTTTGGTTGCTCtgctttaatgacatatgactatggtagagacattagattgtaagctagtGTCATTAGACATTAGAGGGACGGCACGTGACATGACTATGCTatgtacaccgctgtgtaatatgtcagcgctatataaatactgtatattaatattaatcatttatGATTTGTATGTCTTGTTACTTCTAttgataaattgtaaaataatttataaattttaagcatatctgaactcagaattttctttttacataaaagggtagacaatccttttatgtaaggtaaaaattatttttttttttaaatgcaacacccttttttttttaaaggtgattgagaatgaatgggagcacaaagcctcccaggatacctacctcacacctcccgggaggctcctggctgctccttctgctcatgccaagcactttgggcatgcacagagggagcccttttgtgaaaagggaaaaaaaattgccaatctcacgcatgcggcaagatcggcaagttttttccccatctacatcattGATCTCACACtcgggtcaggtgacgtaggaagaataacaggaagaagatggcggcaccgggAGTGTCGTTCTGAAGACAAATTTTTGTGTGTTTGaaagattttgagtttagtttctctttaagtgaATGATAAGGGCTTGCTATAACTAAAGGTAGATAtattagcgctgtacattataaagAGGAGCTGGAAATCTCTGGGCACTTTGGCTGCCATTGATGAGGTTTGCAATGAGTCATATGAGAATAGATTCTGGGGAAATAATTTATATCTCAGTGACTGTACAAGCTTTACACTTCATTGGctgcacctcttagattgtaagctcttcgggcagggtcccgTCCTCGTCCaactgtattcatctgtcatttgcaactgctattcatagtacagcactgcccaatatattggcgctatataaattctgtttattattattaaccacccgagcgataaccccgaccttggtttgggtttaaaataattacaattatcgataaccccgaacttttctcactgtatgaaaatacagtgagaaaagttcgggtttatcgatcacttacccggtcccgctgcgatcatctagcgttgtgttccagcgtcgccctccagcgtcgatctccagcgtcgggtgccctctccgggaagaagccggccggtttcttctccctccgtagcgtgtacgtcggcgcgtacgatgacgtcggcgcgtgtgcgggaaattcaaattgaaagtcattcaaacacattttgtattggattgaatacaaactcctgtatccaatccaatacaaaataatagaaatatcagtgtaacgcccaggaggttaataataaaataataataatgtacttccCAGAATATTCATGGTGGGTCACGAGGGGTTAACACGTGGCATGGGCACAGATGGGGGGGAGCGGGTGACGCTTCTTCCCGCGCTGGCGTGACGTCAGTACGTCGTACGTGGTGGAATGAAAGGAAACAAACATTAGAGA is drawn from Pyxicephalus adspersus chromosome Z, UCB_Pads_2.0, whole genome shotgun sequence and contains these coding sequences:
- the CCDC160 gene encoding coiled-coil domain-containing protein 160, whose amino-acid sequence is MEDQKKHWVEELFAPHFTTKDLFYETFEPDILLSERVAKERAKKVEGIYQAALCKLQEDEKQERKKRLSRMIIQDYKSSAQETPTAAQSITCASCQNLITSSSKTVGAPDSCIWSEHELNLLRQEMNKKHSEGIQLKLQLDACKLELSELKTKRKETEQELEALRAELAASKRYTECKNVFLKHMQKEDAKKDAEIQFLKKDQRDKVNMLHNLTNSLQQTRREMQDLQLQNNDLEYEVKSLRQQQGLENIFAVENMKLKFSRKVNRLREEIEFIKAEKEKRSDQVNIAGLALK